One window from the genome of Bdellovibrio sp. NC01 encodes:
- a CDS encoding branched-chain amino acid ABC transporter permease, which yields MQDFVQHLINGLSLGSIYALIALGYTMVYGILKMINFAHSDVYMVGAFAAYYVARWLGIDAQPGLPTLITLLIASMVVCSVLGLLIERLAYRPLRNSPKLNILITAIGVSLLLEYGGQVVFGADPKVFPEVMKDFVIFSAGGVELKSFDVTVLIVSLLAMLGLQFLIHKTKVGRAMRAVSSNISVASLMGVNPDRIIAFTFVIGSALAGVGSVLVGMKYPKIDPLMGMMIGLKAFVAAVLGGIGNVGGAVIGALIMGLSEEMVVGYLSSTYRDALAFGILILILIFRPAGILGKYSVEKV from the coding sequence ATGCAGGATTTCGTACAGCATCTTATCAACGGATTAAGCCTTGGATCTATCTACGCTCTGATCGCCCTTGGCTACACGATGGTGTACGGAATTCTGAAAATGATCAACTTCGCCCACTCGGATGTTTATATGGTGGGCGCCTTCGCGGCTTACTATGTCGCGCGTTGGTTGGGAATTGATGCTCAACCCGGCCTTCCGACTCTGATTACTCTTTTGATTGCTTCGATGGTTGTGTGCAGTGTTCTGGGTTTGCTGATCGAACGCTTGGCTTATCGTCCCCTTCGTAATTCTCCAAAATTAAATATTCTAATTACTGCCATTGGTGTCAGCCTTCTTCTTGAATACGGCGGTCAGGTTGTTTTCGGAGCCGATCCTAAAGTTTTTCCTGAAGTCATGAAAGATTTTGTGATCTTTTCCGCAGGTGGAGTCGAATTGAAATCGTTCGACGTCACAGTTCTGATTGTCAGCTTGCTTGCGATGCTTGGTTTGCAATTCCTGATTCATAAAACAAAAGTGGGTCGTGCGATGCGCGCTGTAAGTTCGAACATCAGCGTCGCAAGTTTAATGGGTGTAAATCCTGATCGCATTATTGCTTTTACATTCGTGATTGGTTCGGCGTTGGCTGGTGTCGGTTCCGTGCTTGTGGGAATGAAGTATCCTAAGATCGATCCTTTGATGGGCATGATGATTGGCTTAAAGGCCTTCGTCGCTGCTGTTCTTGGCGGTATTGGCAACGTCGGTGGCGCTGTGATTGGTGCCTTGATCATGGGCTTATCTGAAGAAATGGTCGTCGGATATTTGTCGTCGACGTATCGTGATGCTTTGGCATTTGGTATTTTGATTTTAATCTTGATCTTTAGACCCGCCGGAATTCTTGGCAAATACTCTGTGGAGAAAGTGTGA
- a CDS encoding branched-chain amino acid ABC transporter permease, whose amino-acid sequence MKALKNPLFAFISLCLFGVAVEFGLDAYIQLTILFICVNALMAMSLNLVNGYTGQFSLGHAGFMALGAYFSAYASTKWDFLPSNFSLLSAFIFTLGSGLVAAAAGFIVGLPSLRLKGDYLAIVTLGFGEIIRVALLNMDFLGGPRGLANIPSIGSFPMSFGFAAIWLVICFFTIWRVMHSSYGRGFLSVREDEIAAESMGINTTSMKVRAFVLSSFFAGVAGALFAHFTNFINPSSFTFLTSVNAVIMVVLGGMGSMTGSIVAAIFITALPEALRPLQEITGVDLRMVIYSLALILVMIWRPKGIFGELELSDVWRKYVRRSA is encoded by the coding sequence ATCAAAGCTTTGAAGAATCCGCTTTTTGCATTCATTAGTCTTTGTCTTTTCGGTGTCGCTGTCGAATTCGGCCTAGACGCTTACATTCAACTGACGATTTTATTCATCTGCGTAAACGCACTGATGGCTATGAGTTTGAATCTAGTCAACGGCTACACAGGACAGTTTTCGTTAGGCCACGCTGGCTTCATGGCTTTGGGTGCATACTTTTCCGCTTACGCATCAACGAAGTGGGATTTTCTGCCTTCTAATTTTTCACTTCTTTCCGCTTTCATTTTCACATTGGGCAGCGGCCTTGTTGCCGCAGCGGCGGGTTTCATTGTTGGTCTGCCGTCACTGCGATTAAAAGGTGATTACCTGGCGATCGTGACATTAGGTTTTGGCGAAATCATCCGTGTGGCCTTGTTAAACATGGACTTCTTGGGCGGACCTCGTGGTTTGGCAAATATCCCAAGTATCGGCTCGTTCCCAATGTCGTTTGGTTTTGCTGCCATTTGGTTAGTGATTTGTTTCTTTACGATCTGGCGAGTGATGCATTCAAGTTACGGTCGCGGCTTCCTGAGCGTACGTGAAGATGAGATCGCCGCAGAATCAATGGGCATTAACACGACTAGCATGAAAGTTCGCGCTTTCGTTCTTTCAAGTTTCTTTGCCGGCGTTGCGGGTGCGCTGTTCGCGCACTTCACAAACTTTATCAATCCTTCGTCGTTCACGTTCTTAACTAGCGTCAATGCCGTGATCATGGTTGTTCTTGGTGGCATGGGTTCGATGACAGGCTCGATTGTCGCTGCGATCTTTATCACAGCTTTGCCAGAAGCCCTGCGCCCACTTCAAGAAATCACAGGCGTTGATTTGCGTATGGTGATTTACTCTTTAGCTTTAATTTTGGTTATGATCTGGAGACCTAAAGGCATCTTCGGAGAGCTTGAACTTTCAGATGTGTGGAGAAAATATGTCCGACGTTCTGCTTGA